A stretch of the Lactuca sativa cultivar Salinas chromosome 9, Lsat_Salinas_v11, whole genome shotgun sequence genome encodes the following:
- the LOC111876518 gene encoding transcription repressor OFP1: MGNYRFRLSDMIPNAWFYKLRDMSKTTKTTATSTTHSKKPTSGSYYSAAPPQNHHFSQPRNSFYYTPRVSQFHNSPKFPYLHDPPRKSSKKTRPNRKTIYRPSPKHTSLADSTQSTLQDFFHSPTTNTSPFSLHESPSSESTQSGLATASWCTSCTCRVSSSTSDIVIDVNETRNSDNSSCGFDLSPEIELNLPPIITKPAKPTSRNTQTSHSGKKLKETNKTPARKSVSGVKLRANSPKLAVSKRIVQKSAQRKTLSESFAIVKSSYDPQKDFMESMMEMIVENNIRASKDLEDLLACYLSLNSDEYHDVIVKAFEQIWFSLPDM; the protein is encoded by the coding sequence ATGGGGAATTACAGGTTTAGATTATCAGATATGATACCAAATGCTTGGTTTTACAAGCTTAGAGACATGAGCAAGACGACGAAGACCACCGCCACTTCCACCACCCACAGCAAGAAACCAACGTCTGGTTCTTATTACTCAGCAGCACCACCGCAAAACCACCATTTTTCTCAGCCAAGAAACTCGTTTTATTACACCCCAAGAGTGTCCCAATTCCACAATTCACCAAAATTCCCATATTTACATGACCCACCAAGAAAATCTTCTAAGAAAACCAGACCCAACAGAAAAACCATATACAGACCTTCACCAAAACACACTTCACTCGCTGACTCGACTCAAAGCacccttcaagatttctttcatTCTCCCACAACAAACACTAGCCCTTTTTCCCTTCACGAGTCTCCCTCCTCCGAGTCGACTCAATCAGGACTCGCCACTGCCTCCTGGTGCACCTCTTGCACCTGTAGAGTCAGTTCTTCCACTTCCGACATCGTAATCGATGTAAACGAGACTAGAAATAGTGATAATTCAAGCTGTGGGTTTGATTTGTCACCTGAGATAGAGCTTAACCTCCCTCCAATAATAACAAAACCGGCCAAACCCACTTCAAGAAACACACAAACATCACATTCCGGCAAGAAACTCAAAGAAACCAACAAAACTCCGGCGAGAAAATCAGTCTCTGGAGTCAAACTCAGAGCCAATTCTCCCAAACTAGCAGTGAGCAAAAGGATCGTTCAAAAGTCTGCACAGAGAAAGACCTTGTCAGAAAGCTTTGCAATTGTGAAATCATCGTATGATCCTCAGAAAGATTTCATGGAATCAATGATGGAGATGATCGTCGAGAACAACATCCGGGCGTCAAAGGACTTGGAAGACCTTCTTGCATGTTATCTTTCTTTGAATTCAGATGAGTATCACGATGTAATTGTTAAAGCATTTGAGCAAATTTGGTTCAGTTTGCCAGATATGTAA